A region of Micrococcales bacterium DNA encodes the following proteins:
- a CDS encoding ROK family protein → MARTSGRWSGPDGLERPVVQSSLRRHNLSVVLHQIALGTTRREPVSRADIAATTGITKATVSALVDRLITGQLVEELPPASPAGAGRPAKPIMLARGRVAALGLEVNADFVGARVVDLTGAVLAESIFQFDLRHSDPGLGLSRLAQRASDVLEQLPAQVSLAGAGLALPGLIDPVSGRLIFAPNLGWSQVDARESLLAAAESAQLTQNDQLVKALAYPRIHNEAVLAAKAHATTETDPAASFLYISGDIGIGAAVFMEGRPFGGLHGWAGEIGHNCIEPDGQRCSCGATGCLETVAGKAALLRACGLEEPGGMDRLEDLLAADDARSPAHQAVDRAGHALGQAVADAINLVDLNRVVLGGTMARLADHLVPIIYETVNLRAMPARWGDPITVAASPYRSYPAMSGAAMAVLDGVIADPAALLDA, encoded by the coding sequence GTGGCCAGAACTTCTGGCAGGTGGAGTGGTCCAGATGGTCTGGAACGTCCGGTAGTGCAGAGTTCCCTGCGCCGGCACAACCTTTCCGTAGTGCTTCACCAGATTGCCTTAGGCACCACGCGACGCGAACCGGTCTCCCGGGCGGATATCGCCGCTACCACAGGGATCACCAAAGCCACCGTCTCGGCCCTGGTCGACAGGCTTATCACAGGCCAGTTGGTCGAAGAGTTGCCGCCAGCCAGCCCGGCCGGGGCCGGCCGTCCGGCCAAGCCGATCATGCTGGCTCGCGGCCGAGTGGCAGCCCTAGGCCTTGAAGTCAACGCCGATTTCGTTGGGGCCCGGGTGGTTGACCTGACCGGAGCGGTCTTAGCCGAGTCGATCTTCCAGTTCGACCTGCGTCATTCTGATCCTGGCCTGGGCTTGAGCCGCCTGGCGCAGCGCGCCTCCGATGTCCTTGAGCAGCTCCCAGCCCAGGTTTCCCTGGCCGGCGCCGGCCTGGCCCTGCCAGGCCTAATCGATCCGGTCTCCGGCCGGCTGATCTTTGCGCCCAACCTCGGCTGGAGCCAGGTAGATGCCCGAGAATCCCTGCTAGCGGCGGCCGAATCAGCCCAATTGACGCAGAACGACCAATTAGTCAAGGCATTGGCCTATCCCCGAATCCACAACGAGGCCGTGCTGGCCGCCAAAGCCCACGCCACCACCGAGACTGACCCGGCGGCGTCCTTTCTCTATATCTCCGGCGACATTGGCATTGGTGCGGCTGTCTTTATGGAAGGCCGACCCTTTGGCGGTCTGCATGGCTGGGCCGGCGAAATTGGTCACAATTGCATCGAACCGGACGGCCAGAGGTGTTCCTGTGGCGCCACCGGCTGTCTTGAGACTGTGGCCGGCAAAGCCGCCTTGCTGCGCGCCTGTGGCTTGGAAGAGCCCGGTGGTATGGACCGACTGGAGGATCTGCTGGCGGCCGATGACGCCCGCAGCCCCGCTCACCAGGCTGTTGACCGGGCAGGTCACGCCCTGGGCCAGGCCGTGGCCGATGCCATTAACTTGGTCGACCTGAACCGAGTGGTTTTGGGCGGCACTATGGCCCGCCTGGCTGACCACCTGGTGCCGATCATTTACGAAACCGTCAACCTCAGGGCCATGCCAGCCCGCTGGGGCGATCCAATCACTGTGGCCGCCTCGCCCTACCGCTCCTACCCGGCCATGAGTGGGGCGGCCATGGCCGTGCTGGACGGCGTCATTGCCGATCCAGCAGCCTTACTCGACGCCTAG
- a CDS encoding putative DNA binding domain-containing protein, with the protein MFHELGPPGIRLFASQDAFAEQFPGENDFIEFKQGVSANKVADAVVAFSNSGGGVIFLGIDNRGIAVGTDIRGEALGRVHRIIGNVRNPGRYELYEVQVLDRNVLAVSVRQRQSGFAQNADGRVLVRKGPMNTALFGDDLSRLIMSRSALRYELTPLPKTRFSEADPALVEAVCDAMGWDRSTAASRFVEAGLVDAGQNGPMTVAGVLFLTRRPSSHLGKAHVEVFRYRAGSQAYDQRVEMAGPVNEQIEMAARTVLNDLGSDVVVRGLHRYELPRIPEQVLREALANAVAHRAYDIDRQAVKVEIHPDYVSIRSPGGLPEPVTIANMRHQNSPRNVAVIRLLRAFGLAEDAGLGIDVMEDTMDQALLERPIFDADASHVSVRLGLGSTVTPEERAWVSALQAAGSIQAPDRLLLVHAARGEALTNSKARKLLDVDSTHARASLQRLRAAGLLIQHGHKGGATYFLDRSIGAHMAHPLSPDEIADHVLTMVSQRGRITNETVRGQIGVDRTEAGGILSRLVNAGKLSRHGQRRGTYYTLPDNRQKLPGF; encoded by the coding sequence ATGTTCCACGAGTTGGGGCCACCAGGCATTCGCCTTTTCGCAAGCCAAGACGCCTTTGCCGAGCAGTTTCCCGGCGAGAACGACTTCATTGAGTTCAAGCAGGGTGTCAGTGCGAACAAAGTCGCAGATGCCGTGGTGGCGTTTTCGAACTCGGGTGGTGGTGTCATCTTCCTTGGGATAGACAACCGCGGGATCGCCGTTGGCACCGACATCAGAGGTGAGGCACTGGGCAGGGTTCACCGAATAATTGGAAACGTCCGGAATCCCGGTCGCTACGAACTTTACGAGGTCCAGGTGCTTGACCGGAATGTGCTCGCGGTGTCGGTGCGTCAAAGACAGAGCGGTTTTGCCCAAAACGCCGACGGTCGAGTTCTGGTGCGAAAAGGCCCCATGAACACGGCGCTATTTGGGGACGATTTGTCCCGGCTGATCATGAGCAGGTCTGCCCTGCGCTACGAATTGACGCCGCTCCCCAAGACCCGCTTTTCGGAGGCAGATCCCGCCCTGGTCGAAGCTGTGTGTGACGCCATGGGATGGGACCGCTCAACCGCGGCCTCGCGATTCGTCGAGGCTGGCCTGGTAGATGCCGGCCAAAACGGACCGATGACCGTCGCCGGAGTCCTATTCCTAACTCGGCGACCATCCAGTCACCTGGGCAAGGCCCACGTTGAAGTCTTCAGGTACCGGGCGGGCTCTCAGGCCTATGACCAAAGAGTCGAAATGGCCGGTCCGGTCAACGAGCAGATCGAAATGGCTGCCAGGACGGTTCTGAACGATCTTGGATCTGATGTCGTGGTCAGGGGTTTGCACCGGTACGAGCTTCCGCGGATTCCCGAACAGGTCCTGCGTGAAGCTCTGGCCAATGCGGTCGCTCACCGCGCCTACGACATTGACCGTCAGGCGGTCAAGGTCGAGATCCATCCTGATTATGTCAGTATCCGTTCTCCGGGTGGACTACCCGAGCCGGTCACAATCGCCAACATGAGGCACCAGAACTCCCCGCGCAACGTTGCCGTCATTCGACTTCTGCGAGCCTTTGGGCTGGCAGAAGACGCTGGTCTCGGTATTGACGTCATGGAAGACACGATGGACCAGGCATTATTGGAGCGTCCCATATTCGATGCCGATGCCAGTCACGTCAGCGTCAGGCTCGGACTTGGGAGCACTGTCACCCCTGAGGAGCGAGCCTGGGTCAGCGCGTTGCAGGCAGCAGGGTCAATCCAGGCGCCAGACCGCCTTCTCCTGGTCCATGCCGCCCGCGGAGAGGCGCTGACCAACTCAAAAGCGCGGAAGCTACTCGATGTCGACAGTACCCACGCTCGTGCTTCACTGCAGAGGCTGCGAGCCGCCGGGCTTCTGATACAACACGGCCACAAGGGCGGGGCAACGTACTTCCTCGACCGATCAATCGGCGCACACATGGCTCACCCCCTCAGCCCCGACGAAATCGCGGACCATGTCTTGACGATGGTAAGTCAACGCGGGCGCATTACAAACGAGACCGTCCGGGGGCAGATTGGAGTTGATCGAACCGAAGCCGGTGGAATTCTGTCTCGGCTTGTCAATGCGGGCAAACTCAGTCGCCATGGGCAACGCCGCGGGACCTACTACACGCTTCCGGACAATCGGCAAAAGCTTCCGGGGTTTTGA
- a CDS encoding sugar ABC transporter permease, translating into MSTVADYFKGNLRQYGILGALIIIFVFFSIVSGGRLLNPDNIAALSQQVAYVAVLAIGMVSVIIAGHIDLSVGSVAAFIGAVMGKVMHGFNWPWPLAVATGIAVGVAVGAWHGLWVAIARIPAFIVTLSSMLLFRGLATVALGSMTLGGFSQGFINISGAGLPKAFGTVPIGASFLPAAWHGQADVFTMGIGALAIAGLIVMTIRSRAAERKHGLTPAPLTITVLRLVLLSLVIAFFAFLLSLARIGTPIVLIIVAVLIVVYAFVQNRTVYGRNVYAIGGNLNAAILSGVNTRRVNFAIFINMGFLCAICAIIVTSRMGAATPTLGLGYELEAIAACFIGGAAVTGGVGKVAGALTGALIMGLLTMGLSILGVNVSWQSVIKGLVLLAAVVVDLSSKRRAVLSAVGQR; encoded by the coding sequence GTGAGCACCGTGGCCGACTACTTCAAAGGCAACCTACGCCAGTACGGCATTCTGGGTGCTCTCATCATCATTTTCGTTTTCTTCTCCATAGTCTCCGGCGGGCGGCTCCTGAACCCTGACAACATCGCCGCCCTGTCGCAGCAGGTGGCATACGTCGCAGTCTTGGCCATTGGCATGGTTTCGGTCATTATCGCCGGTCACATCGACCTTTCGGTTGGTTCGGTGGCAGCCTTTATCGGGGCCGTTATGGGCAAGGTCATGCATGGTTTCAACTGGCCTTGGCCGCTGGCGGTGGCCACCGGAATTGCCGTTGGCGTCGCGGTGGGGGCCTGGCACGGTCTGTGGGTGGCGATCGCCCGGATACCGGCCTTCATTGTGACCTTGTCTTCGATGCTGCTGTTCCGCGGCCTGGCCACTGTCGCCCTGGGTTCGATGACCCTAGGTGGCTTCTCCCAGGGCTTCATCAACATCTCCGGCGCCGGCCTGCCCAAGGCCTTCGGCACAGTCCCAATTGGGGCCAGCTTTCTGCCCGCGGCCTGGCACGGCCAAGCCGATGTCTTCACCATGGGCATTGGCGCACTGGCCATCGCCGGCCTGATCGTCATGACCATCAGGTCAAGGGCGGCCGAGCGAAAACACGGCCTGACCCCAGCTCCTCTCACCATTACGGTGCTCCGCCTGGTCCTGCTGTCTCTGGTAATCGCCTTCTTTGCCTTCCTGCTCTCCTTAGCCCGGATTGGGACACCAATCGTTCTGATCATCGTGGCCGTGCTGATCGTGGTCTATGCCTTTGTCCAAAACCGGACGGTCTACGGTCGCAACGTCTACGCCATCGGCGGTAACCTCAACGCTGCCATCCTCTCCGGTGTCAACACGCGGCGGGTCAACTTCGCCATCTTCATCAACATGGGCTTCCTCTGCGCCATCTGCGCCATAATCGTGACCTCACGGATGGGCGCTGCTACGCCAACCCTGGGCCTGGGTTACGAGCTCGAGGCCATTGCTGCCTGCTTTATTGGTGGAGCGGCTGTCACCGGCGGTGTTGGCAAAGTCGCCGGCGCCCTGACCGGCGCGCTGATCATGGGCCTGCTGACAATGGGGTTGTCCATCCTGGGCGTCAACGTCTCCTGGCAATCGGTCATCAAGGGCCTGGTCTTGCTGGCCGCTGTGGTGGTTGACCTGTCCTCAAAGCGCCGGGCGGTGCTCTCAGCAGTGGGCCAACGTTAG
- a CDS encoding ribokinase: MRQLDQSAGLVVVVGSMNIDLTAKTAFLPGPGQTVAGTELAIHPGGKSANQAAAAALLGANVCLVGAVGDDSWGSFLLKEAAARGVDTSGVKTVAGCASGMALITVDEQAENTIVVLAGANARLRPVDLPTELLQTAEVVCLALEIPMETVVAAAAQAKRGGAMVMLNPSPWATLPAELLANTDVLVLNVHELAQATGLGFGPAAGPDQVASSVVSQVLGQLGVKAAVVTLGASGALVIRPGQEAVGIATHEVPVVDTTGCGDAFSGALAVGLAAGQSIEAAAQTAAAAGAYAAIGRGAQPSYPTLKQLDRFLAT; the protein is encoded by the coding sequence ATGAGACAACTTGACCAGTCAGCCGGGTTAGTGGTGGTGGTTGGGTCGATGAACATCGACCTGACGGCGAAGACTGCATTTCTGCCCGGCCCGGGCCAAACCGTAGCCGGAACCGAATTGGCCATTCACCCAGGAGGCAAATCGGCCAACCAAGCTGCGGCCGCAGCGCTGCTTGGCGCCAACGTCTGCCTGGTTGGCGCCGTTGGGGATGACTCGTGGGGGTCCTTCCTGCTGAAAGAAGCAGCTGCCCGCGGCGTCGACACCAGCGGAGTCAAGACAGTGGCCGGTTGCGCTTCAGGCATGGCTCTGATCACCGTTGATGAACAAGCCGAGAACACCATTGTGGTTTTGGCCGGAGCCAACGCCCGCCTTAGACCGGTTGATCTACCAACTGAACTGCTCCAAACGGCCGAGGTAGTCTGCCTGGCTCTGGAGATTCCGATGGAAACCGTGGTTGCGGCCGCCGCCCAAGCCAAACGTGGTGGTGCCATGGTCATGCTTAATCCGTCACCTTGGGCGACCCTGCCGGCAGAATTGCTGGCCAACACTGACGTCTTAGTGCTCAACGTCCACGAGCTAGCGCAGGCCACAGGGTTGGGTTTTGGGCCGGCGGCTGGTCCGGACCAGGTGGCGTCATCTGTGGTCTCCCAAGTGTTGGGGCAACTGGGGGTCAAAGCCGCTGTCGTGACTTTGGGGGCCAGCGGCGCCCTGGTCATTAGGCCGGGTCAAGAGGCCGTTGGGATTGCTACCCATGAGGTGCCGGTAGTCGACACAACCGGTTGTGGCGATGCTTTTTCCGGTGCTTTGGCCGTGGGCCTAGCGGCCGGTCAGTCAATTGAGGCGGCAGCCCAAACAGCGGCTGCAGCTGGGGCTTATGCCGCCATCGGACGCGGCGCCCAGCCGTCTTACCCAACGCTCAAACAACTCGATCGGTTCTTGGCCACCTGA
- a CDS encoding sugar-binding protein — protein sequence MSLKKITAVTAGLTLAMAALVACGNSDDTGGGGGGGEALIGITMPDRALERWNRDGSKLQEELEAMGYKTDLQYAENSPETQVSQLENQINAGAKVLVVASIDSEALGPILATAADKGITIIAYDRLLMKTPNVDYYATFDNAGVGQLQGEFLRDALDLDNRTDPVNFESFAGSDDDNNAGLFFGGAWDVLQPYFDEGKLVCQSGKCPATKDKWMDVSIHGWVSADAQTEMQTRLNSFYTDKKVEAILSPNDSLAFGIAAALDGAGYQPGVDWPLLTGQDGDEANVKNIIAGKQSMTVFKDTRLLATAVAKMVDQIVKGDSVETNTTYNNDVQEVPTMQLDPQVVTEDTVQAIMVDSGFFTPEQLGL from the coding sequence ATGTCACTGAAGAAAATCACGGCGGTCACGGCCGGCCTGACTCTTGCCATGGCCGCGCTCGTGGCATGCGGCAACAGCGACGACACAGGTGGCGGCGGCGGAGGCGGCGAGGCTCTGATCGGTATTACCATGCCTGACCGCGCTCTTGAGCGCTGGAACCGAGACGGATCCAAGCTGCAAGAAGAACTTGAAGCAATGGGCTACAAGACCGACCTGCAATATGCCGAAAACAGCCCAGAGACGCAGGTCAGCCAACTTGAGAACCAGATCAACGCCGGCGCCAAGGTACTTGTCGTGGCCTCGATCGACTCCGAGGCGCTAGGCCCAATCCTGGCAACGGCGGCTGATAAGGGCATTACGATCATCGCCTACGACCGCCTGCTGATGAAGACCCCCAACGTTGACTACTACGCCACCTTCGACAACGCCGGCGTTGGCCAACTCCAGGGCGAGTTCCTCCGTGACGCATTAGATCTCGACAACAGAACAGATCCAGTCAACTTTGAGTCCTTCGCCGGTTCAGATGATGACAACAACGCTGGTCTGTTCTTCGGTGGCGCCTGGGATGTGCTGCAGCCGTACTTTGACGAAGGCAAGCTCGTCTGCCAGTCCGGCAAGTGCCCCGCCACCAAGGACAAGTGGATGGATGTCTCGATCCACGGTTGGGTCTCTGCCGATGCCCAAACCGAAATGCAGACCCGTCTGAACTCTTTCTACACCGACAAGAAGGTTGAGGCGATTCTGTCGCCTAACGACTCCCTGGCCTTCGGTATTGCCGCCGCCCTAGATGGCGCCGGCTATCAGCCCGGCGTCGACTGGCCACTGCTAACCGGCCAGGACGGCGACGAGGCCAATGTCAAAAACATCATCGCCGGCAAACAGTCGATGACAGTGTTCAAAGACACCCGCCTGCTGGCCACAGCCGTGGCCAAGATGGTCGACCAGATCGTCAAGGGTGATAGCGTCGAAACCAACACCACCTACAACAACGACGTTCAAGAAGTGCCGACTATGCAGCTTGATCCGCAGGTCGTCACCGAGGACACTGTGCAGGCAATCATGGTCGATTCCGGCTTCTTCACCCCTGAGCAACTCGGCCTCTAG
- the xylA gene encoding xylose isomerase, producing MASTAPKPTPADHFSFGLWTIGWSGQDQFGTASRPPLDPVEAVERLKAIGAWGITFHDNDLIPFGCSEAERASILDRFRQALASTGLVVEMVTTNTCSHPVFKDGALTSNDRQVRRFTLRKLLRNIDLAASLGATIFVMWGGREGAEYDVAKDYMAAMDRYAEGIDTVAEYIKDQGYDLRIALEPKPNEPRGDILLPTIGHALAFIEKLEHRDIVGVNPEVGHEQMAGLNYTAGIAQALWAGKLFHIDLNGQKSIKYDQDLAFGHGDLLSAFATVDLLENGFPGGGPRYTGARHFDFKPSRTEDPAGVWQAAEANMAMYLLLKQRAAAFRADPEVQAALEESGVMELGQPTRAAGETIAQLLADRSAYEDFQADVQGQRGYGFVRLNQLATEHLMGAR from the coding sequence ATGGCGTCAACCGCACCAAAACCCACTCCAGCTGACCACTTTTCTTTCGGGTTGTGGACCATCGGCTGGTCGGGTCAGGACCAATTCGGCACAGCCAGCAGGCCACCGCTCGACCCGGTCGAGGCGGTTGAGCGGCTGAAGGCAATTGGCGCCTGGGGCATCACCTTCCACGACAACGACCTCATCCCCTTTGGCTGCTCAGAAGCCGAACGCGCCTCGATCCTGGACCGGTTCCGCCAAGCCCTGGCCTCAACCGGGTTGGTGGTCGAAATGGTCACCACCAACACCTGTTCCCATCCGGTCTTCAAGGACGGCGCCCTGACCTCGAACGATCGGCAAGTTAGACGTTTCACCCTGCGCAAGCTGCTGCGCAACATCGACCTGGCGGCCTCGCTCGGCGCCACCATTTTTGTGATGTGGGGCGGGCGAGAAGGCGCCGAATATGACGTTGCCAAGGACTACATGGCGGCCATGGACCGCTACGCCGAGGGCATCGACACGGTGGCGGAGTACATCAAAGACCAGGGTTATGATCTGCGCATCGCCCTGGAGCCCAAACCAAACGAACCTCGTGGGGACATTTTGCTGCCCACGATTGGCCACGCCTTGGCCTTCATCGAGAAGCTCGAGCACCGCGACATCGTTGGCGTCAACCCTGAAGTTGGCCACGAGCAGATGGCCGGACTGAACTACACCGCCGGCATTGCCCAGGCGCTGTGGGCTGGCAAGCTCTTCCACATTGACCTCAACGGCCAAAAGTCGATCAAATACGACCAGGACCTGGCCTTTGGCCACGGCGACCTGCTCAGCGCCTTTGCCACAGTCGACCTGTTGGAAAACGGTTTCCCCGGCGGCGGCCCGCGCTACACCGGCGCCCGGCACTTCGACTTCAAGCCGTCTAGAACCGAGGACCCGGCCGGCGTTTGGCAAGCCGCCGAGGCCAATATGGCGATGTACCTGCTGCTGAAGCAGCGGGCAGCGGCCTTCAGAGCCGACCCGGAGGTGCAAGCAGCGCTGGAAGAGTCAGGCGTAATGGAGTTAGGCCAGCCCACCCGGGCCGCCGGCGAGACCATCGCCCAGCTATTGGCTGACAGATCGGCCTACGAAGATTTCCAGGCCGATGTCCAAGGCCAGCGCGGCTACGGTTTTGTCCGCCTGAACCAACTAGCGACCGAACACCTGATGGGAGCGCGCTGA
- the xylB gene encoding xylulokinase, producing MVDAVLVAGIDTSTQSCKVIVREAASGELVRSGRANHPDGTEVHPDAWVEALEQATGEAGGLDDVAALAVGGQQHGMVVLDSTGEVIRPALLWNDTRSAAAAADLIGELGGPAAWAEAVGSVLVASLTITKLRWLRDFEPDKAARVAAVCLPHDYLTWRLAGHGPQSQGGDGAIDQLVTDRSDVSGTGYWSPHTGEYRTDLLAMALGHVPVLPRVVAPNEVAATTPGGALIGPGAGDNAAAALGLGLGSGDVAVSVGTSGVVSAISETPTADPSGMVTGFADATGLFLPLACTLNGARILEAAGTMLGLGHEQLSTLALQAEPGAGGLRLVPYFEGERTPNKPNATAALHGLTLTNFTPPNLARAAVEGLCCLLADGLDALIAQGAKAERLFLIGGGAKSQAVRQVAPTVFGQPVTVPPEGEYVADGAARQAAWLALGELPAWPRQGTEVFEATPAPTVRQTYAQARDLVLDRP from the coding sequence ATGGTTGATGCTGTGCTTGTAGCCGGGATCGATACATCAACCCAATCCTGCAAGGTGATTGTGCGTGAGGCCGCTTCCGGTGAGCTGGTCCGCAGCGGGCGTGCCAACCATCCCGATGGCACCGAGGTTCACCCTGATGCCTGGGTTGAGGCCTTGGAGCAGGCCACAGGCGAGGCTGGCGGCCTGGATGATGTCGCGGCTTTGGCCGTGGGCGGCCAACAACACGGCATGGTGGTGCTGGATTCGACCGGCGAGGTCATCAGGCCCGCCTTGCTCTGGAACGACACGCGCTCGGCCGCAGCGGCCGCCGATCTAATCGGCGAGCTAGGTGGGCCGGCCGCCTGGGCTGAAGCTGTTGGCTCGGTCCTAGTGGCCTCGTTGACCATCACCAAACTGCGCTGGCTGCGCGACTTTGAGCCGGACAAGGCCGCCCGCGTGGCCGCTGTTTGCCTGCCGCACGACTACTTGACCTGGCGTTTAGCCGGTCATGGACCGCAATCTCAAGGCGGCGACGGTGCCATTGACCAGCTTGTGACCGACCGGTCAGATGTCTCCGGCACCGGCTATTGGTCGCCGCACACAGGCGAATACCGGACTGATTTGTTGGCCATGGCCTTAGGCCATGTGCCGGTCCTGCCACGGGTGGTCGCTCCCAATGAGGTGGCGGCCACAACACCTGGTGGGGCGCTGATTGGCCCAGGGGCTGGCGACAATGCCGCCGCCGCCTTGGGGTTAGGTCTTGGCAGCGGCGATGTGGCAGTCTCAGTGGGCACCTCCGGAGTGGTCAGCGCCATCTCCGAGACGCCAACGGCTGATCCATCCGGTATGGTGACCGGTTTCGCCGATGCAACTGGGCTGTTCCTGCCGCTGGCCTGCACTTTGAACGGCGCCCGGATCCTTGAGGCAGCCGGAACCATGCTTGGTCTTGGCCACGAGCAGCTCTCAACGCTGGCCCTGCAGGCCGAGCCGGGCGCTGGTGGGCTGAGGCTGGTGCCATATTTCGAGGGCGAACGCACGCCGAACAAGCCAAACGCCACGGCGGCCCTGCACGGCCTGACATTGACCAACTTCACACCACCCAATCTGGCCCGGGCGGCCGTCGAGGGTCTGTGCTGCTTGCTGGCAGACGGCCTCGACGCTTTGATCGCCCAGGGTGCCAAGGCCGAGCGGCTCTTTTTGATTGGCGGCGGTGCCAAATCACAGGCGGTCCGCCAGGTGGCGCCAACTGTGTTTGGCCAGCCAGTCACCGTACCGCCAGAAGGCGAGTATGTGGCCGATGGCGCAGCTCGGCAGGCCGCCTGGCTGGCCCTGGGCGAGCTGCCGGCCTGGCCGCGGCAAGGTACTGAGGTCTTTGAGGCGACGCCTGCACCAACGGTGCGTCAGACCTACGCCCAAGCGCGCGACTTAGTCCTCGACCGGCCCTAG
- a CDS encoding sugar ABC transporter ATP-binding protein, protein MTQPQTGTILEMRDISIEFPGVKALSDVNFTVSHGEIHAICGENGAGKSTLMKILSGVYPHGSFAGEVIYEGLTCQFRSIRDSEKRGIAIIHQELALNPFLPIAENIFVGNEQAKHGIIDWRKTEQRAIELMQRVGLADHPQTLVADIGVGKQQLVEICKALARDCRLLILDEPTAALNADDSAHLLELIRDLRDNHSVTSIIITHKLNEILAVADKVTVLRDGLSVADAAIALDQTTEEWLIKHMVGRPMENRFPEHKPNQPGVEILRLENWTVHHPLDPERRITDSVDLAVHAGEIVGLAGLMGAGRTELVMSMFGHTYGVDISGQAYMYGQKVSTRTVSQAVQHAIAYCSEDRKRYGLNTIQSVCENITSAGLGKISRRGIIEPRAEAGVAEKYRRELRIKTPSIHVPASKLSGGNQQKVVLAKWIYTDPAVLILDEPTRGVDVGAKYEIYTIINQLADQGKAILVISSELTELLGICDRIYTLSEGRITGNVPRAQADQESLMTLMTKEKVATVQ, encoded by the coding sequence ATGACCCAGCCACAGACCGGCACCATTCTCGAGATGCGGGACATCTCGATCGAGTTTCCCGGTGTCAAGGCGCTGAGCGATGTCAACTTCACGGTTTCCCACGGTGAGATCCATGCCATTTGCGGAGAAAACGGCGCTGGCAAATCGACCTTGATGAAGATCCTTTCCGGCGTCTACCCACACGGGTCGTTTGCCGGCGAGGTCATTTACGAAGGCCTGACCTGCCAATTCCGGTCGATCAGGGACTCAGAAAAACGAGGCATCGCCATCATCCACCAGGAGTTGGCGCTCAACCCCTTCCTACCCATCGCCGAGAACATCTTCGTTGGCAACGAGCAAGCCAAACACGGCATCATTGACTGGCGCAAAACCGAACAGCGAGCCATCGAATTGATGCAACGGGTTGGCCTGGCAGATCATCCACAAACCTTGGTGGCGGATATCGGTGTGGGAAAACAGCAATTAGTCGAGATCTGCAAGGCGCTGGCCAGGGACTGCAGGCTCCTGATCCTTGATGAACCGACCGCCGCGCTGAACGCCGATGACTCGGCCCACCTGCTTGAGCTGATCCGTGATCTCAGAGACAACCACAGCGTCACCTCGATCATCATCACCCACAAGCTCAACGAGATCCTGGCGGTGGCGGACAAGGTCACAGTGCTCAGGGACGGCCTGTCCGTGGCTGACGCCGCCATTGCCCTAGACCAGACCACCGAGGAGTGGCTGATCAAGCATATGGTTGGCCGTCCCATGGAGAACCGCTTCCCAGAGCACAAACCCAATCAACCTGGAGTGGAGATCCTGCGGCTGGAGAACTGGACAGTCCACCATCCGCTTGACCCTGAGCGCAGAATCACTGACTCGGTTGACCTGGCGGTTCACGCCGGTGAAATAGTTGGCCTGGCCGGTTTGATGGGCGCCGGCCGGACCGAACTGGTTATGTCGATGTTTGGCCACACCTACGGCGTCGACATTTCCGGGCAGGCCTATATGTACGGCCAGAAAGTCTCAACCAGGACGGTTTCACAGGCTGTCCAACACGCCATCGCCTACTGTTCCGAAGACCGCAAGCGCTACGGTCTGAACACCATCCAGTCTGTTTGCGAAAACATCACTTCAGCTGGGTTAGGCAAGATATCTCGACGGGGCATAATCGAGCCAAGGGCGGAAGCCGGTGTGGCTGAGAAATACCGCCGGGAGTTGCGCATCAAGACGCCGTCGATCCACGTGCCGGCCTCCAAACTGTCCGGGGGCAACCAGCAGAAGGTTGTTTTGGCCAAGTGGATCTACACCGACCCGGCCGTCCTGATCCTGGACGAACCAACTAGAGGTGTCGACGTTGGCGCCAAATACGAGATCTACACCATCATCAATCAGCTGGCCGACCAAGGCAAAGCCATCCTCGTCATCTCCTCAGAACTGACCGAACTGTTGGGCATATGCGACCGCATCTACACCCTGAGCGAGGGCCGCATTACCGGCAATGTGCCCAGGGCCCAGGCTGACCAGGAGTCTCTTATGACACTCATGACAAAAGAAAAGGTAGCGACAGTCCAGTGA